TCCTTCGAAACTTTATATAAAGAAGAAAGCCATCCGTATTCCCAAAAGGAATAGAAGGATAGTCCACCGAAGCCGTAGGCGAAGGCGGACGTGTATCCCAACTCTATTATATTTATATACACGTTTCGAATGACGCAACTATTCAAAGTCAACCATCAAAAAATAATCTTTAAAAGATTATTTTTTGTTTTATATTAAGTTGATTTTTCCTTATTTCTCTGCTAAATTTAGATATATTAAACAATTAAAAGAAAGGTTTATAGCAATGAAAATAATCAAAAAAGAACTCCCAAAAAATCAAGTAGAACTTACTATTGAAATAGAAGAAAAAGAATACCAAAAATTCGTAGAAAAAACTGCGGAAATTATGGCAAAAGAATCAAAAATACCAGGATTTAGACCTGGAAAAGCACCTTATGAAATAGTAAAACAAAAATTTGGTGAAAATGCGGTTTTACAAAATGCATTAGATGATATTCTTACTCATTTTTATTTTGAAGCTGTAATACAGGAAAAATTGGAACCAATTTCACATCCAAAAGTAGATATAGAAAAACTAGCTCCTAAAAATCCAATAATTTTCAAAGCAACAATAAATATTCTTCCCAATATAAAATTGGCCGATTTGGAAAAAATTGAAATAAAAAAGAAAAAAGCGAAAGTAGATAACAAGGAGATAGAAAAAGCAATTGAAACAATGAGAGACTTTGAAGCGAAAGAAACTCTTAAAGATACAGAAGCCAAAATTGGCGACAAAGTAGAAATAGATTTTGTTGTGAAAATGGGTGATGTTGTAATAGAAGGTGGAACTGAAAAAAATTATCCACTTATTCTTGGCAAAGGACAAATGATTCCTGGCTTTGAAGAACAAATTGTAGGTCACAAAAAAGGTGATGAGTTCAAATTTAAATTGAGTTTTCCAACAGAATATCACAACAAAGGAATTGCTGGAAAGGAAGCAAATTTTGAATTGAAATTAAATTCTGTATTTGAAAGAGAATTGCCAGAAGTAAATGATGAATGGGCAAAAAGATTACAAGCAAAAGATTTGAAAGATTTGAAAGAAAAAATAAAAGAAAATTATCAAACTGAAGAAAATGCAAAAATAGAAAAAGAAACAGAAATGGAAATGCTAAATAAAATTATAGAAAATTCTGAAATAGGTGAATTTTCAGATGAAATAGTAGCTCAAGAAGCTCAAAAAATGATTGAGGAACTAAAGCATGAAATAGGTCATCGCGGAATAGAATTTTCTGATTATATTACAAAGCTTGGCAAAAAAATAGAAGAAATAGAGAAAGAATTTATGCCACAAGCAAAAAAAAGACTTGAGTCCTCTCTTGTGATAAGAAAAGTAATTGATGATCAAAAATTTGAAATCAAAGATAATGAATTAAATTCAGAAGTAGAAAAAGCAAAGATGATGTATGGAAATGGAGATGAAAAAACAAACAAACATATAGAGTCAGATCATTATAAGAATTATCTTATAAATACTCTCTTGAATAAAAAAGTAATGGAATATTTAACAGAAAAAATAATCCATGATGATGGGGAAAAATAAAAAATTATTTATTTTCTTGGTATTACTATTATTGCTTTGTGGTTGTGATATAAAAAGTAATAACTCATCCAGTTATACGACTGGACAAAACAATATGAATAAAAATGAAGAAAAAATTATCAGACTTCCAGCAGTTAGTGGTTCATTTTATCCATCTGACAAAAATGAATTAGGGACCATGATAAATAATTTTTTGAATAATACTGAAAACAAAAATTATAAAAATATTAGAGCAATAGTCTCTCCTCATGCAGGAATGATTTATAGTGGACAAACTGCAAGTTATGGATTTAAACAACTTGAAAATCAGAATATAGAAAAAGTAATAATAATTGGTCCAGTTCATAGTGAATATATAGATAATTTTGGACTTTCTCATGCTGATTATTGGCGTACTCCACTAGGAGATATAGAAATAGACAAAGAAATAAATTTTGAATTAGAAAAAAATGCCATATTTGAATTTACTGATTTAGCACTAGAAGAAGAACATTCACAAGAAGTACAAATTCCATTTTTACAAGTTGTAATAGCAAACAATTGGAAACTTGTTCCTATATTAGTCGGACAAGTAAATTCTGAAGAAATTATAAGTGCCTCTAAAATTATATCCAAATTATTGGATGATAAAACTATTATAGTAATAAGTACCGACTTGTCTCATTATTATAAAAAAGTCATTGCGAATGAAATGGATAAAAAATGTTTGGAATCAATAAAAAATTTGAAATATAATGAAGAATGTGAAGCATGTGGGGAAATTCCTTTGAAATTATTATTTGAAATTGCAAAAAATAATAATTGGGAATCGGAAGTGTTGCACTACAGTGATAGCGGAGAAATTACAGGAGACAAAAATGTTGTTGGATATGCTTCTGCAATATTTACAGGTGACTTGTCCACCGAAGCTTCAACGAAGGTGGAAGAAATAAAAAATTCAAATTATTCGAATGAAGACAAAAAATATTTATTAAATCTTGCAAGAAATACTATAGATTATGCTCTCAAAAATAATGGGGAATTGATGAAAGTTGATGAAGATAAAATTCCAAAAAATCTCAAACAAAAAAGAGGTGTTTTTGTAACATTAAATAAATATGATAAACTTCGTGGTTGTATTGGCTACATCGAAGCAATTGAAAAATTATATAAAGCAGTTCAGCTAAATGCAATTTCAGCTGCGTTTGAAGATACAAGATTTTCTCCCCTATCTCAAGATGAATTGAAAGATATAAAAATAGAAATATCAGTTCTCACAGTTCCACAAAAAGTAGAATTTGATGAAATCAGAAAAGATATTGATGGTGTTGTTTTGAAAAATGGCAAATATGGAGCAACTTATTTACCACAAGTTTGGGAAAATGTTACGGACGCTGATGAATTTTTTGGCTCACTTTGTCAAAAAGCAGGACTAGATTGGAATTGTTATGAAGATAATGATACAAAATTTTTTACATATCAAGTGGAAGTTTTTAGTGAATAAAACAAAAAAAATGAAAAAAATATTTTCAGAAAATACAGCTAAAATTGGAAAAAATTATAAACAATGGATTATTGGAAATAGTATAGATAAATACCCGGAGCTTATGTCTGATAATGTAATGATAAAATGGGGTAAACATAAAAAAGGTGAAAAAAGAAAAAATTTTGTTTGTGATAAAAATATGTTTACCGTAACAATTCTTGTATATGGAAAAATGCAACAAATATTTGAAAACAAAAAACTCCTACAAACAAAGGAAGGTGACCTTGTATATTATGCGCCAGGAGTTTATCACAAATGGATTGCACTTGAAGACTCACTTATTATAACAATTAGATCATTTAATAAAATAAAAACCCAATAAATAATCTTAATATCACAAATAAATTTATATATATGAAAATACTAGGTATAGAATCTTCTTGTGATGAAAGTGCATTATCTCTTATTGAAATTGATAAGAATAACAAGATTACACTTTTAAAAAATCTCATTTCATCTCAGATAGAAATTCATAAACAATATGGTGGAATAGTTCCAGAAGTTGCAGCACGATGTCATGCTGAGAATTTTTTCCCATTGCTAAAAAAATTAGATATTGATATCGCGCGTGATGTTGACCTAATAGCAGTTACTTATGGCCCAGGACTTATTACATCTCTTATTATAGGACTAGAACTTGCAAAAACACTTTCATATATTTACAAAAAACCATTGATAGAAATTAATCATATAGAAGCGCATATTTATAGTAATTGGCTTACTTATCCAGAATTATTTAATGAGAAAACAACTTTTCCAGCACTTGCCGTAGTAATCTCTGGTGGTCACACTCAAATATTTTTAATGAAAGATTATGGAAAATATAAACTATTAGGAGCTACAGTTGATGATGCAGTTGGTGAAGCATATGACAAAGTTGCAAAAATATTAGAACTTGGCTATCCAGGTGGTCCAATAATAAATAAGCTAGCCAGCGAATATTCTAAAAAACCAAGCTTTGAATTTCCTAGACCAATGCTAAACACAAAAGATTATAATTTTTCTTTTTCTGGACTTAAAACTTCTATATTATATAAGTGGCGTGACGACCCCTCGACTTCGCTCGGGCCAGGAAAAAAAAATAAAGTAATAAGTGAATATTGCAAAGCTTTTGAAAACGCGATCTGTGATGTACTTTCAAAAAAAATTATTAGCGCTGCAAAAAATTATAATGTAAAAAATATAATTTTAGGTGGTGGAGTAAGTGCAAATAGTTCTATAAAAAGTAGAATAAAAGCTGATGCTGAAAAATTAAGCATAAAAACATATTTTCCGGAACTAAAACATACCGGAGACAATGCTGCGATGGTAGCAGTTGCTGGGTATTTTAATAGAAATCGTGCTCGTAAAAATAATTTCAAAATAACAGCTGATTCTAATTTGAGCTTGTAAATATTTCAAATATATTTTTTAATTTTAAAAGGATGATGCTCATAGAACACCATCCTTTATATTCTGTTGAGACCAGAAAATTAGTATTTCCCGGTCTCAAACATTCTTTGTTCAATTCTATTGGCCCAAAGTTGGGCCTGTTCTTCATTAAGGGGCAATGTCTTCTCAAGCTTTTTAGACTTGTAATAACTACCCCTTTTTGTCACATGGGACTGACATACTATACTATCCTTGATAAAAATGACGTTGCCAGAGTAAGCTTCCGGCATCGATGACTCTTCAAATGTCTGAAGATATGCCGTCTTGCCATCAACAAATACCCACGGGGATTTTGGCTCAGACTTTGACGAACATTGACCAAGAAACATTAGTATCAATATAATTATAATGATACCAAGTTGATAGTTCATGGCAGAAATTTTTGTTTGTACTTCATCACTCATGATTCCTCCATATTTTACCTATTTTCTAGGATTTTATATATTCTATCTATATTAACATATATTTATGCAATTGTCAAGTATAACAGCCTCAAATCTCAATTGCCCAAACCCCCCATTTTTGTTATGCTTTATTGTATGAAATCAATTACATTATTAAAAATTAGCAGATTTAAACTATCATTTGCGTGGTATGATTTTTGGATTGGCATATATATTGATAGAGATAATAAAAAGTTATATATTTGTCCTATTCCAACATTACTTATTACTATAAATTTTGGAAATGACTAAACATATTACAAAATCACTAAAAGAAACCAGATTGCTTGGAAAAAAATTAACAAAAAATTTTAATTTTCATGTAATAGGATTAAATGGTGATTTGGGTGCAGGAAAAACTGCAATTACAAAGGGAATTGGTGGGTATTTTGGCATAGAAAATATTACAAGTCCAACATTCGTAGTAATGAAAATTTATAAAACGCTAAAAAATAATTCCAAAATAAAAAACGTAGTACATATTGATTGCTACAGACTCGAAACTTATGACGCACTTCTTGATATTGGACTTGAAGATTATATAAATGATGAAAAAAATCTTATAATTTTAGAGTGGGCTAATAAGATTTGTGACTATTTACCAAAAGAGACAATTTATGTAAACTTTAAACTAGGGACTCATGAAAATGAAAGAATAATAGAATATTAAAATTTTTGCACTTTGTGTTTTAGGGTAGTCACCTCGACCGATCCCGCAATGCGGGAGAATGGAGAGGTCTCGAAGTTATTTAATTAAATACAATTTCGAGGTTTCTCGACTTCGTCCCGCTCAGCGGGACTTCGCTCGAAACGACATAGGAAACAAAAATCATACAAAATAAACACATGAAAATAGAATTAGACAAAGCATACGAAGCGAAAAAATTTGAAGACGATATATATCAAGAGTGGCTAAACTCTGGATATTTTAATCCTGACAATTTACAAAAAAGAAATAATAAAAGTTTTTCTATAGTCTTACCTCCTCCAAATGTCACTGGACAACTTCATATTGGTCATGCAGCAATGCTTGCATATCAAGATTTAATAGTTAGATATCATAGAATGAGAGGTGATAAAACTCTATGGCTTCCAGGTATGGATCACGCTGCTATTGCAACACAAACTGTGGTTGATAAAAAATTAAAAGCAAAAGGAATAGATAGGCATGAAATTGGAAGAGAAAAATTTTTGGAAGAAGTAGATAATTTCGTACAAGAATCAAAAACAGTTATAAAAAATCAACTCCAAAAAATGGGCTCATCTCTAGATTGGTCAAGAGAGAGATATACAATGGACAAAGGAATTACCAAAGAAGTTCAACATGTTTTTAGAAAATTGTATGAAGATGGACTTATATATAGAGGCGAAAGAGTTATAAATTGGTGCCCACATTGTAAATCCACTTTGGCCGATGATGAAGTTGAGCATCGCGAACAAAATACAAAGTTATATTATTTCAAATATTCTAAAGATTTTCCTATCACAATAGCAACATCCCGCCCTGAGACAAAACTTGGTGATACTGCAGTTGCAGTAAATCCAAAAGATGAAAGGTACAAAAAATATATCGGAAAAACATTTGATATAACTTTTTGTGGCATAAAATTACATATAAAAATTATTGCTGATAGAAATGTAGATATGAATTTTGGAACAGGTGCACTTGGTGTAACGCCAGCTCACTCAGCAATAGATGCAGATCTTGCAAAAGAACATAATTTAAAAATAATAAAAGTTATAGACAAAGATGGAAAGATTTTACCAGGATTTGGAAAATTCTCTGGACTCAATACAAAAGAAGCAAGTAAAAAAATCATAGAAGAATTAAAGAAAAATAAGCTCATAGAAAAAATTGATGAATATAATAATAATTTATCAATATGTTATAGATGTGATACTCCAATAGAGCCAATGCCACTTGAGCAATGGTTTGTAAATGTAAACAAAAAAATAAAAAGTAAAAACAATAAAACTCTCAAACAATTATCAACAGAGGTTGTAAAAAATGGATCTATAAAAATTATTCCGCAGAGGTTTGATAAAGTATATTTTGAATGGATGAATAATT
This window of the Patescibacteria group bacterium genome carries:
- the tig gene encoding trigger factor, which encodes MKIIKKELPKNQVELTIEIEEKEYQKFVEKTAEIMAKESKIPGFRPGKAPYEIVKQKFGENAVLQNALDDILTHFYFEAVIQEKLEPISHPKVDIEKLAPKNPIIFKATINILPNIKLADLEKIEIKKKKAKVDNKEIEKAIETMRDFEAKETLKDTEAKIGDKVEIDFVVKMGDVVIEGGTEKNYPLILGKGQMIPGFEEQIVGHKKGDEFKFKLSFPTEYHNKGIAGKEANFELKLNSVFERELPEVNDEWAKRLQAKDLKDLKEKIKENYQTEENAKIEKETEMEMLNKIIENSEIGEFSDEIVAQEAQKMIEELKHEIGHRGIEFSDYITKLGKKIEEIEKEFMPQAKKRLESSLVIRKVIDDQKFEIKDNELNSEVEKAKMMYGNGDEKTNKHIESDHYKNYLINTLLNKKVMEYLTEKIIHDDGEK
- the amrB gene encoding AmmeMemoRadiSam system protein B yields the protein MNKNEEKIIRLPAVSGSFYPSDKNELGTMINNFLNNTENKNYKNIRAIVSPHAGMIYSGQTASYGFKQLENQNIEKVIIIGPVHSEYIDNFGLSHADYWRTPLGDIEIDKEINFELEKNAIFEFTDLALEEEHSQEVQIPFLQVVIANNWKLVPILVGQVNSEEIISASKIISKLLDDKTIIVISTDLSHYYKKVIANEMDKKCLESIKNLKYNEECEACGEIPLKLLFEIAKNNNWESEVLHYSDSGEITGDKNVVGYASAIFTGDLSTEASTKVEEIKNSNYSNEDKKYLLNLARNTIDYALKNNGELMKVDEDKIPKNLKQKRGVFVTLNKYDKLRGCIGYIEAIEKLYKAVQLNAISAAFEDTRFSPLSQDELKDIKIEISVLTVPQKVEFDEIRKDIDGVVLKNGKYGATYLPQVWENVTDADEFFGSLCQKAGLDWNCYEDNDTKFFTYQVEVFSE
- the tsaD gene encoding tRNA (adenosine(37)-N6)-threonylcarbamoyltransferase complex transferase subunit TsaD, coding for MKILGIESSCDESALSLIEIDKNNKITLLKNLISSQIEIHKQYGGIVPEVAARCHAENFFPLLKKLDIDIARDVDLIAVTYGPGLITSLIIGLELAKTLSYIYKKPLIEINHIEAHIYSNWLTYPELFNEKTTFPALAVVISGGHTQIFLMKDYGKYKLLGATVDDAVGEAYDKVAKILELGYPGGPIINKLASEYSKKPSFEFPRPMLNTKDYNFSFSGLKTSILYKWRDDPSTSLGPGKKNKVISEYCKAFENAICDVLSKKIISAAKNYNVKNIILGGGVSANSSIKSRIKADAEKLSIKTYFPELKHTGDNAAMVAVAGYFNRNRARKNNFKITADSNLSL
- the tsaE gene encoding tRNA (adenosine(37)-N6)-threonylcarbamoyltransferase complex ATPase subunit type 1 TsaE, producing the protein MTKHITKSLKETRLLGKKLTKNFNFHVIGLNGDLGAGKTAITKGIGGYFGIENITSPTFVVMKIYKTLKNNSKIKNVVHIDCYRLETYDALLDIGLEDYINDEKNLIILEWANKICDYLPKETIYVNFKLGTHENERIIEY